The stretch of DNA CGGAAATGGATCCGCAGACCGTATGGGATTACAATTGTTTCAGGTCCGACAGGTAGCGGAAAATCAACTACCCTTCATGCTGCTTTGAAAGAGATCAAAGATATCGAAACAAATATCGTAACTGTTGAAGATCCTGTTGAATACAGGTTGGATGGGATCACCCAGATCGAGACAAAGCAGAAGATCGACCTGACCTTCTCCCGTTCCTTGCGTTCTGTTCTACGACAGGACCCGGATATTGTCCTTATCGGTGAGATTCGAGATGAAGAAACTGCTGATATTGCTATCAAATTCTCACTTACAGGACATCTTGTTTTCACAACTCTTCATGCAAACGATGCTCCCTCAACAATTACCCGTATGCTCGATATCGGAATTCCGCCCTACCTTGTTGCTTCCTCTTTGAACCTGGTGATGGCACAAAGACTTGTCAGAAAGATCTGCCCGCATTGTATTTCGGATTATAAACCTACTGAAGATGAATTACGCAATGCTGGAATTACCACAGATGAAGCTAAAGATATTGAATTCAAGATCGGGAAAGGTTGTGTCCATTGCGACAATACAGGTTATTCGGGTAGAACTGGTATTTTTGAAATGCTGGAAGTTACGGCAAAGATCAGGAAATTGATTTTTGACGGACAGAATCAGGATGTAATCCGGGATGAGGCATTAAAAAACGGCATGAGATCTCTACATGCAAGTGCCATGTTGAAAATGAAACATGGTGATACAACTATCAGGGAAGTAATTAAATTAACGATAATTGAACAATAAACAAATTCAAAGGAATTAAAATGGCAGGTTTTGAATATATCATAAAAGATGCTAAAGGTGCTCGTATCGAAGGAACCTTGAAAGCTGCGAGCATGGACGAAGCAATCGATAAACTAACCAAAGAAGGAAGTACCATAATTTCAGTTAAATCGACTGCTGAAGGAGCATTCAAAGGTAAACTTTCGCTCTTCGATAAGTTGATGTTAACGCTTTACAAGCTCAGAACAGGTGTAGGACTAAAAACTCTTGTCTTTTTTACCCGCCAGTTATCAACTATGTTCTCAGCAGGTTTAACGATCGAAAAATCAATTTCTAACCTGGAAAGGGAAGAAAAGAGTAAAAAGTTCAGAAAAGTTCTGATCAAACTTTCAAATGACATCAGAAAAGGATTCAGTTTATCGGAAGCAATGGAACAGCATCCGGGAGTTTTCAATGCTTTATATGTTTCATTGGTAAAAGCCGGGGAAGTTTCAGGGACATTACATACTGTTCTGGACGAACTCTCCACCTATCTTGAAAAAATTGATGATACCAGGAGAAAAGTCTGGTCCGCTCTTTCTTATCCAATTTTTGTCCTGATTTTCGTAGCTTTTGTTGTCTGGGGTTTATTCGTTTATATTATTCCAATGTTTGCCAGTGTTTATGAGAGTTTTCATGCTGATCTTCCAGGACCAACACTGGTGGCAATCTCGATCAGTAATGTGATCCGTCATAATATTTTCTATACACTACTGGTTTTAGTTGCTCTTTTCTTTTCCTTTTTCTTATTCTACCTTTCCGATAAGGGAAGATTCATTGTTGACAGTTTACTGCTTAAACTTCCGGTTATTGGAAGCATGCTGAAAAATTCGATCATGAGTAAGTTTTCCCGTACTTTCAGTATTTTGATGGCTGCTGGAGTTCCTATTATGGAAACTATGGAACTGGTAGAAAATGTAGCTCAAAATGCTGTCGTGGAAACTGCTATTCGCAAAGCAAGAGTAATGGTCAAAGAGGGTTATACTGTTGCGGGAGCATTCAAACGAACGCAGGTCTTTCCTTCGACACTTCTCCAGCTGATCTCAACCGGAGAAGAAACCGGAGATATGGATAAATTACTGGGAAAAGCAGCTGAATTCTTTGAAAAACTCGTGGATTCTGTTATTGACAGGTTAACATCTTTGATCGAACCGATCCTGATCATTTTAATGGCTGGATTTGTCGGCTCGGTCATTATCATCATTTATCTGCCGATATTCAAACTTGGACTGGCAATCAGCTCAGGAATGAAATAATCAACAAATCATAATGGGGATTT from Candidatus Cloacimonadota bacterium encodes:
- a CDS encoding type II secretion system F family protein — encoded protein: MAGFEYIIKDAKGARIEGTLKAASMDEAIDKLTKEGSTIISVKSTAEGAFKGKLSLFDKLMLTLYKLRTGVGLKTLVFFTRQLSTMFSAGLTIEKSISNLEREEKSKKFRKVLIKLSNDIRKGFSLSEAMEQHPGVFNALYVSLVKAGEVSGTLHTVLDELSTYLEKIDDTRRKVWSALSYPIFVLIFVAFVVWGLFVYIIPMFASVYESFHADLPGPTLVAISISNVIRHNIFYTLLVLVALFFSFFLFYLSDKGRFIVDSLLLKLPVIGSMLKNSIMSKFSRTFSILMAAGVPIMETMELVENVAQNAVVETAIRKARVMVKEGYTVAGAFKRTQVFPSTLLQLISTGEETGDMDKLLGKAAEFFEKLVDSVIDRLTSLIEPILIILMAGFVGSVIIIIYLPIFKLGLAISSGMK